The Tepidibacter aestuarii genome contains a region encoding:
- a CDS encoding KH domain-containing protein, translated as MRELVEKIAKSLVDNPDEVVVKETEGTHSIIIELRVAQEDMGKVIGKQGRIAKAIRTLVKSAAIKQNKQVSVEIVQ; from the coding sequence ATGAGAGAATTGGTCGAGAAGATAGCTAAATCTCTAGTTGATAACCCTGATGAAGTTGTTGTTAAAGAGACAGAAGGAACACACTCTATAATCATAGAGCTTAGAGTTGCCCAAGAAGACATGGGTAAGGTTATAGGGAAACAAGGTAGAATAGCAAAAGCTATTAGAACCTTAGTTAAATCTGCAGCTATTAAGCAGAATAAACAAGTTAGTGTTGAAATTGTTCAATAA
- the rplS gene encoding 50S ribosomal protein L19, whose protein sequence is MDILRAIEQEQLKKEIPAFGTGDTVKVHIKIKEGKRERVQMFEGVVIKRQGGGARETFTVRKISFGVGVEKVLPVHSPKIEKIEVVRKGKVRRAKIYYIRERVGKKAKIKEAK, encoded by the coding sequence ATGGATATATTAAGAGCTATTGAGCAAGAACAACTTAAGAAGGAAATACCTGCATTTGGAACTGGTGATACTGTAAAAGTACACATAAAGATCAAAGAGGGTAAAAGAGAAAGAGTTCAGATGTTTGAAGGAGTAGTTATCAAAAGACAAGGTGGAGGAGCTAGAGAAACTTTCACTGTAAGAAAAATATCTTTTGGTGTAGGTGTTGAGAAGGTATTACCTGTTCACTCTCCAAAAATCGAAAAAATCGAAGTAGTTAGAAAAGGTAAAGTTAGAAGAGCTAAAATCTACTACATCCGTGAAAGAGTTGGAAAGAAAGCTAAAATTAAAGAAGCTAAGTAA
- a CDS encoding methyl-accepting chemotaxis protein, with product MKVTIKSKLIILVLALIVIPLSILGSTSYIKSKKVLEKQFRHSMEALNNDIKESIKNYFDGYKHGIQMIGSNMDAEQILIHPEYEPFLMELLETYIESYPDATHIYMGTVDGGFRIYPHTEMSSDYDPRLRPWYQKAVENHSAVFTDIYQDIVNKKPSIACASPVYENGDKNKLVGVVSVTIPIDVLSTKINSIKVGEKGYPYILDFNGNFITHKNPELIGKEINVPEIKDAVSSNSDTGIVDYKWKESNGTISEKFSVYKKMPEFGWTVLSAIYIDEIKKDTSGILSNAVLIGIIILIIASVAGIMLANNMTKNINSILNGMNKVKDGDFTVKLGVKSNDEIGLMSHNFDIMVENVKGLLNNAKNVSEEVSGAAINLVATSDQTSASSEEIAKTVEEIARGASQQAVDAENGARLASNLDDKFNKLANNTDTMFKNANEAISVNIEGVNVVNELKEKTDLNNQSINKIEDAVKQLSEKSSNIENILQTIRSISEQTNLLALNASIEAARAGEAGKGFAVVAEEIRKLAQGSSAATDEIKEIVDAIKYESENTVDIMSEVKNVSIDQNKSVIDVNNSFGKISKSIDNITNEIEQVNKFVIDIIKDKDLIVESIGSMSAVSEETAAASEEVTASAHQQSIAVDEVARSAERLSELSLKLNEQIDRFKV from the coding sequence ATGAAAGTTACAATTAAGAGCAAATTAATTATTCTCGTTTTAGCATTAATAGTAATACCTCTGTCTATTTTAGGAAGTACATCTTATATAAAATCCAAAAAGGTATTAGAAAAACAGTTTAGACATTCTATGGAAGCTCTAAATAATGATATTAAGGAATCTATTAAAAATTATTTTGATGGATATAAACATGGTATTCAAATGATAGGTAGCAATATGGATGCAGAACAAATACTTATTCACCCAGAATATGAACCTTTTTTAATGGAATTATTAGAAACTTATATAGAAAGTTATCCAGATGCAACTCACATATACATGGGAACAGTAGACGGAGGTTTTAGAATATATCCTCATACAGAGATGAGTAGTGATTATGATCCTAGATTAAGACCGTGGTATCAAAAAGCTGTAGAAAACCACAGTGCTGTTTTTACAGATATATATCAGGATATTGTTAATAAAAAACCATCAATTGCTTGTGCATCTCCTGTTTATGAAAATGGAGACAAAAACAAATTAGTTGGTGTAGTTAGTGTAACAATACCAATAGATGTATTATCGACTAAAATAAACTCTATAAAAGTAGGAGAAAAAGGATACCCATATATTTTAGATTTTAATGGAAATTTTATTACTCATAAAAATCCTGAGTTAATAGGAAAAGAGATAAATGTACCGGAAATAAAAGACGCTGTAAGTAGTAATTCAGATACAGGTATTGTAGATTATAAGTGGAAAGAATCTAATGGAACTATATCTGAAAAGTTTTCAGTATATAAAAAAATGCCAGAGTTTGGATGGACAGTTTTATCTGCTATATATATAGATGAAATAAAAAAAGATACCAGTGGGATACTTAGTAATGCTGTATTAATAGGGATAATTATACTTATAATTGCATCAGTAGCAGGCATAATGCTTGCAAATAATATGACAAAAAATATCAATTCTATATTGAATGGTATGAACAAGGTGAAAGATGGAGATTTTACAGTAAAATTAGGTGTTAAGTCAAATGATGAAATTGGATTGATGTCACATAATTTTGACATTATGGTGGAAAATGTTAAAGGTCTTTTAAATAATGCAAAGAATGTAAGTGAAGAAGTATCGGGTGCTGCAATAAATCTTGTGGCTACATCAGATCAAACAAGTGCATCCAGTGAAGAAATAGCAAAAACTGTAGAAGAAATAGCAAGAGGAGCAAGTCAGCAGGCAGTAGATGCAGAAAACGGAGCAAGGCTTGCATCTAATTTAGATGATAAATTTAATAAATTGGCAAATAATACAGATACTATGTTTAAAAATGCAAATGAAGCAATTAGTGTAAACATAGAAGGAGTAAATGTAGTTAATGAGCTTAAAGAAAAAACTGATTTAAATAACCAATCTATTAATAAAATAGAAGATGCAGTAAAACAGTTAAGTGAAAAGTCTAGTAATATAGAAAATATATTACAAACAATAAGATCTATATCTGAGCAAACAAATTTATTGGCACTAAATGCAAGTATAGAAGCAGCAAGAGCAGGCGAAGCAGGAAAGGGATTTGCAGTTGTTGCTGAAGAGATAAGAAAGCTTGCACAAGGATCCAGTGCTGCAACTGATGAAATAAAAGAAATAGTAGATGCTATAAAATATGAAAGTGAAAATACAGTTGATATTATGAGCGAAGTAAAAAATGTTTCAATTGACCAAAATAAATCTGTAATAGATGTAAATAATTCATTTGGAAAAATATCAAAATCAATAGATAATATTACAAATGAAATAGAGCAGGTTAATAAGTTTGTAATAGATATAATAAAAGATAAAGATTTAATAGTTGAGTCTATAGGAAGTATGTCCGCAGTATCAGAAGAAACAGCAGCAGCATCTGAAGAGGTTACAGCTTCAGCTCATCAGCAATCAATAGCTGTTGATGAAGTTGCAAGGAGTGCAGAAAGACTTAGTGAACTTTCGTTAAAGTTAAATGAACAAATAGATAGATTTAAAGTGTAA
- the rimM gene encoding ribosome maturation factor RimM (Essential for efficient processing of 16S rRNA), giving the protein MIEYFKIGQIVKVQGLKGEMRVYPLTDYKERFEEIDWVYISDDKETKYEIEKVRYKGNVVILKIKGIDSINDAEKLMKKYLRIPRENARELEDDEYFISDLIGIKAYTVGGEYIGVLDEVLQTAANDVYLIKNDENKEILIPAIKKFVPELSIEDKKMIIDPIEGMI; this is encoded by the coding sequence ATGATAGAATACTTTAAAATTGGTCAAATAGTAAAAGTTCAAGGGTTAAAAGGTGAAATGAGGGTATACCCACTAACTGATTACAAAGAGAGATTTGAAGAAATAGATTGGGTATATATATCTGATGATAAAGAGACTAAGTATGAGATTGAGAAAGTAAGATACAAAGGAAACGTAGTAATCTTAAAGATAAAAGGAATAGATAGTATAAATGATGCTGAAAAGCTTATGAAAAAATATCTTAGAATACCAAGAGAAAATGCTAGAGAGCTTGAAGATGATGAATATTTTATATCTGACTTAATAGGCATAAAAGCATATACAGTAGGTGGAGAATATATTGGAGTTTTAGATGAAGTATTACAAACTGCGGCTAATGATGTTTACTTAATAAAGAACGATGAAAATAAAGAAATATTAATTCCAGCTATTAAAAAATTTGTTCCTGAACTTAGTATTGAAGATAAAAAGATGATAATAGATCCAATAGAAGGAATGATATAA
- a CDS encoding YraN family protein, with the protein MNNKEKGRLGEKIACNYLIKNNFHILEKNYRTKIGEIDLIAYKENKILFVEVKSRKSINYGYPSEAVNYKKQRKIISTAKQYIMYKNIKNMDIGFDVIEVYLSDNDINHIENAFCVN; encoded by the coding sequence ATGAATAATAAGGAAAAAGGAAGATTAGGAGAAAAAATTGCGTGCAATTATTTGATAAAGAACAACTTTCATATACTTGAGAAGAACTATAGAACGAAAATAGGAGAGATAGATTTAATAGCATATAAAGAGAATAAGATTTTGTTTGTAGAGGTAAAATCCAGGAAATCTATAAATTATGGATATCCAAGTGAGGCTGTAAATTATAAAAAGCAGAGAAAGATTATATCGACTGCAAAGCAATATATAATGTATAAGAACATAAAAAATATGGATATCGGTTTTGATGTTATAGAGGTATATTTAAGTGATAATGATATCAATCATATAGAAAATGCTTTTTGTGTTAACTAA
- the trmD gene encoding tRNA (guanosine(37)-N1)-methyltransferase TrmD, translating into MRIHVMTLFPQIFESYINESIMKRANDKGLIDIKLYNIRDFSNNKHKKVDDYPYGGGAGMVMTPQPIYDTYMHIIQKFNIEDPKVIYLTPKGKVYKQEMAEKFSLDNDIILLCGHYEGVDQRIIDLIVTHEISIGDYVLTGGELPALILIDSISRLISGVLGQDESFEEESFKDNLLEYPHYTRPREFMDEKVPNVLLSGNHKNIDQWRREQSIDITIQKRPDLMKKAALTDKDKKYIQKRSKTIANNKKK; encoded by the coding sequence ATGAGAATCCACGTAATGACATTATTTCCTCAAATATTTGAGTCATATATAAATGAAAGTATAATGAAAAGAGCTAATGATAAGGGTTTAATAGATATAAAACTTTATAATATAAGAGATTTTTCAAATAATAAGCATAAAAAAGTAGACGATTATCCATATGGTGGGGGAGCAGGTATGGTTATGACTCCTCAGCCAATATACGATACTTATATGCATATAATACAAAAATTTAACATAGAAGATCCAAAGGTTATATATCTAACTCCAAAAGGGAAAGTGTATAAGCAAGAAATGGCTGAAAAGTTTTCTCTTGATAATGACATAATACTTTTATGTGGGCATTATGAGGGAGTAGATCAAAGAATAATAGATCTTATAGTAACTCATGAGATATCTATAGGAGATTATGTTTTAACAGGTGGAGAGCTACCAGCACTTATATTAATAGACTCTATATCAAGATTAATATCTGGTGTTTTAGGCCAGGATGAATCGTTTGAAGAAGAATCATTCAAAGATAATTTGCTTGAATATCCTCATTATACAAGACCTAGAGAATTTATGGATGAAAAGGTTCCTAATGTATTGTTATCTGGAAATCATAAAAATATAGATCAGTGGAGAAGAGAGCAATCTATAGATATAACTATACAAAAAAGACCTGATTTGATGAAAAAAGCAGCTTTAACAGATAAAGACAAGAAATATATACAAAAAAGATCAAAAACTATTGCAAATAATAAAAAAAAGTGA
- a CDS encoding nitroreductase family protein → MNDVIKNIKERRSTRKFKEEQIKEEELQAIIEAGIYAPSAHNQQPWHFTVIQNKSIISEINEESKTVMKGYSHEWIAKLGNNERYDIHYNAPTVIVVSEKKDCYSKFVNSSAATQNMLLAAESIGIGSCWVGLSKFYLVQKDKVKKLNIPDGYEPQYTVALGYKALDKKQNAPKRNEDVVNYIR, encoded by the coding sequence ATGAATGATGTTATCAAAAATATAAAAGAAAGAAGAAGTACTAGAAAGTTTAAAGAAGAACAGATAAAAGAAGAAGAATTACAGGCTATTATTGAAGCTGGAATATATGCTCCAAGTGCGCATAACCAACAGCCATGGCACTTCACTGTAATCCAAAACAAGAGCATAATATCTGAAATAAATGAAGAGTCTAAGACGGTGATGAAAGGTTATAGTCATGAATGGATAGCTAAACTAGGTAATAACGAAAGGTATGATATACATTACAATGCCCCTACTGTAATAGTGGTGTCTGAGAAAAAAGATTGTTACAGCAAATTTGTAAATTCATCAGCTGCTACTCAAAATATGCTGTTAGCTGCAGAAAGTATAGGGATTGGATCTTGTTGGGTAGGTCTTAGCAAATTTTATTTAGTTCAAAAAGATAAAGTTAAAAAGCTTAATATTCCTGATGGATATGAACCTCAATATACAGTAGCTTTAGGATATAAAGCTTTAGATAAAAAACAAAATGCACCAAAAAGAAATGAAGATGTAGTAAACTATATTAGATAA
- a CDS encoding YifB family Mg chelatase-like AAA ATPase, with amino-acid sequence MFCKIKSACLIGIDGFVVDVEVDITKGLPVFNIIGLPDASIKEAKERIKSAILNSGYVFLNSRIVINLSPADIRKEGPYFDLSMAVGILSNLYELNNEYMSQTLFLGELSLDGKLKKVRGILPIIINAKSNNIKRVFLPSKNLKEASYIDGLDIYPVDDLKQVIDFLAGNIKLDIYTNKEKLIKNKDYRLDFSDIKGNYFVKRAMEIAAAGNHNMLMIGPPGSGKTMIAKRINTILPDMTEEEVIEVSRIYSAAGLIDENIGIITQRPFRSIHHTATKTALIGGGRDAKPGEVVLSHRGVLFLDEMLEFDRRTLESLRQPIEDKYINISRVKMSQTYDCDTLVISAMNPCHCGFFQGPNEGRCKCTASEINRYLNRASGPLLDRFDLFVEVNPLNFEEFQSNKKEETSKDVKKRVEKARKVQSERYNGYGINTNNDINTKKIEEYCYLDKECKDFIKTVFSKYKFSSRSYYKLLKTARTIADLEEDDIKVSHIAEALSFRKAYYNYWG; translated from the coding sequence GTGTTTTGTAAGATAAAGAGTGCTTGTTTAATAGGAATAGATGGATTTGTTGTAGATGTTGAGGTAGATATAACGAAGGGGTTACCGGTGTTTAATATAATAGGTCTTCCTGATGCATCTATTAAAGAAGCTAAAGAAAGGATAAAGTCTGCAATATTAAATTCAGGATATGTTTTTTTGAATTCTAGGATAGTTATTAATCTATCGCCTGCTGATATAAGAAAGGAAGGACCTTATTTTGATCTTTCTATGGCTGTTGGAATATTAAGCAATTTATATGAATTAAATAATGAATATATGAGCCAAACTCTGTTTTTAGGCGAATTATCTCTTGATGGAAAGTTAAAAAAGGTAAGGGGAATTCTTCCTATAATAATAAATGCAAAGTCTAATAATATAAAACGGGTGTTTTTACCCTCTAAAAATTTAAAGGAGGCATCATACATAGATGGATTAGATATTTATCCTGTAGATGATTTAAAGCAGGTTATAGATTTTTTAGCTGGTAATATAAAGCTTGATATATATACTAATAAAGAAAAGTTGATTAAAAATAAGGATTATAGATTAGATTTTTCGGATATAAAGGGGAATTATTTTGTGAAAAGAGCCATGGAAATAGCCGCAGCAGGAAACCATAACATGCTAATGATAGGCCCTCCTGGAAGCGGAAAGACAATGATAGCTAAAAGGATAAACACTATACTTCCAGATATGACAGAAGAAGAGGTGATAGAAGTTAGTAGGATATACAGCGCAGCAGGACTTATAGATGAGAATATAGGGATAATAACTCAAAGACCTTTTAGATCAATACACCATACAGCGACTAAGACTGCCTTAATCGGAGGGGGAAGAGATGCAAAACCTGGAGAGGTAGTGCTGTCTCATAGAGGTGTACTTTTTCTAGATGAAATGCTTGAATTTGATAGGAGAACGTTAGAAAGTTTAAGACAACCGATAGAAGATAAGTATATTAATATATCTAGGGTTAAGATGAGTCAAACCTATGATTGTGATACTTTAGTTATTTCAGCTATGAATCCATGCCATTGTGGCTTCTTTCAAGGCCCTAATGAGGGAAGATGTAAATGTACTGCTAGTGAAATAAATAGATATTTAAATAGAGCATCAGGCCCACTTCTTGATAGATTTGATTTATTCGTAGAGGTAAATCCTTTAAATTTTGAAGAATTTCAAAGCAATAAAAAAGAAGAAACATCAAAAGATGTAAAAAAGAGGGTTGAAAAAGCTAGAAAAGTTCAGAGTGAAAGATATAATGGTTATGGTATAAATACTAATAATGATATAAATACTAAGAAAATTGAAGAATATTGTTACTTAGATAAAGAGTGCAAGGATTTTATAAAGACTGTGTTTAGTAAGTATAAATTTAGTTCAAGAAGTTATTATAAACTTTTAAAAACTGCAAGAACTATAGCAGATCTTGAAGAAGATGATATAAAGGTGAGTCATATAGCTGAGGCACTTTCTTTTAGGAAGGCTTATTATAATTATTGGGGATAG
- a CDS encoding ribonuclease HII yields the protein MFGNMKVKDINEFVNNIDENDYMKYIDILSNDERKSVQKIALKLSKKLDALRKEEERIHRIKEFERWSYENGYTYIGGIDEAGRGPLAGPVVAAVVVFDKDVDIKYINDSKKLSEEKRNELFETIKNEALDYGIGIVDNGKIDEINILNATYLAMKKAINNLKNKPDCLLIDAVTIPNIDIAQKAIIKGDSKSISIAAASILAKVTRDKLMYEYDDKYSEYGFSKHKGYGTKEHYEAIKNQGITPIHRRSFLKSILNGD from the coding sequence ATGTTTGGAAATATGAAGGTAAAGGATATAAATGAGTTTGTAAACAATATAGATGAAAATGATTATATGAAGTATATAGATATTTTAAGTAATGATGAGAGAAAGTCTGTTCAAAAAATAGCTCTTAAGTTATCTAAGAAATTAGATGCTTTAAGAAAAGAAGAAGAGAGAATACATAGAATAAAAGAATTTGAGAGATGGTCTTATGAAAACGGATATACATATATAGGTGGTATAGATGAGGCAGGGAGAGGTCCTTTAGCTGGTCCTGTTGTTGCAGCAGTTGTTGTATTTGATAAAGATGTAGATATAAAGTATATAAATGACTCTAAGAAGCTAAGTGAAGAAAAGAGAAACGAATTATTTGAAACAATAAAAAATGAAGCGCTAGATTATGGAATAGGGATAGTTGATAACGGCAAGATAGATGAAATAAATATATTGAACGCTACATATCTTGCTATGAAAAAAGCCATAAATAATTTAAAGAATAAGCCAGATTGCTTATTAATAGATGCAGTTACTATACCTAATATAGATATAGCACAAAAAGCTATAATAAAAGGAGATAGCAAGTCTATATCAATAGCAGCAGCTAGTATTTTAGCTAAGGTAACTAGGGATAAACTTATGTATGAATATGACGATAAATATAGTGAGTATGGATTTTCAAAGCATAAAGGATATGGAACAAAGGAGCATTATGAAGCTATAAAAAATCAAGGGATAACTCCTATTCACAGAAGATCCTTTCTCAAATCTATTTTAAACGGAGACTAA
- the ylqF gene encoding ribosome biogenesis GTPase YlqF, with the protein MDNRMNINWYPGHMKKTKESLQKNLKLIDVVVELLDSRIPFSSKNPDVDNIIKDKPKVVVLNKFDMADPSKIKLWQDYYESQGVKAIPVNTISGKGVDKIIQECREAVREKMEALIKKGRKERAIRLMIVGVPNVGKSTLINKLAGRKSTQTGDRPGVTKGNQWVKLKGNLELLDTPGILWPRFEDENVAMNLAFTRAIKDEILDVETLALRFIEKLEDIYPENLKERYKLEELGQTPLETMEMIGVKRGCLMARKEIDYTRVAKIVLNEFREGKTGKMTLEVPADFEK; encoded by the coding sequence ATGGATAATAGAATGAATATAAACTGGTATCCAGGACATATGAAAAAAACTAAAGAATCATTACAAAAAAATTTAAAACTAATAGATGTGGTCGTCGAGCTATTAGACAGCAGAATCCCATTTAGTAGTAAAAATCCAGATGTAGACAATATAATAAAGGACAAGCCAAAGGTTGTTGTTTTAAATAAGTTCGATATGGCAGATCCAAGTAAGATAAAATTATGGCAAGACTATTATGAATCACAAGGCGTTAAGGCTATACCTGTAAACACAATCTCTGGAAAAGGTGTAGATAAGATAATACAAGAATGTAGAGAAGCAGTAAGAGAAAAGATGGAAGCTTTGATAAAAAAGGGAAGAAAGGAAAGAGCTATTAGACTTATGATAGTTGGAGTTCCAAATGTAGGAAAATCAACTCTTATAAATAAGCTTGCTGGAAGAAAAAGTACTCAAACTGGAGATAGACCTGGAGTTACAAAGGGAAACCAATGGGTTAAATTAAAGGGGAATTTAGAACTTTTAGATACACCAGGAATACTTTGGCCTAGGTTTGAAGATGAAAATGTGGCTATGAATTTAGCATTTACTAGAGCAATAAAGGATGAGATACTAGATGTAGAGACATTAGCTCTAAGATTTATAGAAAAGCTTGAAGATATATATCCTGAAAACTTAAAAGAAAGATATAAGCTAGAAGAATTAGGTCAAACACCTCTTGAAACTATGGAGATGATAGGAGTTAAAAGAGGATGTCTAATGGCGCGTAAAGAAATAGATTATACAAGGGTTGCAAAAATAGTTCTAAATGAATTTAGAGAAGGTAAAACAGGAAAAATGACTTTAGAAGTGCCTGCTGACTTTGAAAAATAA
- a CDS encoding transglutaminase domain-containing protein, protein MKIALQVIIYTMLILLTGCSEVNNIVKHNLEEIEFVNADSVYTSLNQVEDNIKTAIENLDNEVSFTYKGDTSDIIQKISEVVKSLIEENGEYTLLVNNYETNTTSYSYKSKVKISFQYNLTKEEYSKVKDRVNSITSEIIDSTMSDFEKEKAINDWIVTNIEYDKTNKKTNSYTALFEGKTVCSGYAHLAKLMLDKVGIQNELVTGGNHAWNMVYIEGKWYHLDTTWNDPSYVNISDKINEVSYEYFNSTDEFMEKDHSWDKTLYPLADTKYEGIRKETMLSLSDIKIDGVSLYNFDPNIQEYYLNRNEIQGKTIEFTPRSSNAELKLNKFSNRWEIEIKSEEYEDIIIYILYFN, encoded by the coding sequence ATGAAGATAGCACTACAAGTAATTATATACACCATGTTGATTTTACTGACAGGATGTAGTGAGGTTAATAATATAGTCAAACATAATTTAGAAGAAATAGAGTTTGTTAATGCAGATTCAGTTTATACAAGTTTAAACCAAGTTGAAGATAATATAAAGACTGCTATAGAAAATCTAGATAATGAAGTGAGTTTTACTTATAAGGGAGATACTTCTGATATAATACAAAAAATTAGCGAAGTAGTAAAAAGTCTGATTGAGGAAAATGGAGAATATACATTATTGGTGAATAACTATGAAACGAATACAACTAGTTATTCTTACAAATCAAAAGTTAAAATATCATTCCAATATAATTTGACGAAAGAAGAATATTCTAAGGTAAAAGATAGGGTGAATTCAATTACATCCGAAATAATTGATTCTACGATGTCTGATTTTGAAAAAGAAAAAGCTATAAATGATTGGATAGTAACAAACATAGAGTATGATAAAACCAATAAAAAAACAAATTCGTATACAGCATTATTTGAAGGAAAGACTGTTTGTTCAGGGTATGCTCACCTAGCAAAGTTAATGTTAGATAAAGTAGGTATACAAAATGAATTGGTGACAGGAGGAAATCATGCATGGAATATGGTTTATATAGAAGGAAAATGGTATCATTTAGATACAACTTGGAATGATCCTTCATATGTAAATATATCTGATAAAATAAATGAAGTAAGCTATGAGTATTTTAATTCTACAGATGAATTCATGGAAAAAGATCATTCATGGGATAAAACACTTTATCCTTTAGCTGATACAAAATATGAAGGAATAAGAAAAGAAACAATGTTATCATTAAGTGATATAAAAATAGATGGAGTATCATTATATAATTTTGATCCAAATATACAAGAATATTATCTAAATAGAAATGAAATACAGGGAAAGACTATAGAATTTACACCTAGAAGTAGTAATGCAGAGTTGAAATTAAATAAGTTTTCAAATAGATGGGAAATAGAGATTAAATCAGAAGAATATGAAGATATAATCATTTATATACTTTATTTTAATTAA
- a CDS encoding EscU/YscU/HrcU family type III secretion system export apparatus switch protein has translation MKLNKGIKIATALKYNIDKDDAPKLIGKGKGKVADKILETAKENNIPIYKDEKLAKQLEHLELGQEIPQELYEAVAEILIFISDMDSKIK, from the coding sequence ATGAAATTAAATAAGGGAATAAAAATAGCTACAGCCTTGAAGTACAATATAGATAAAGATGATGCTCCAAAGCTCATAGGTAAGGGAAAGGGAAAGGTTGCTGATAAGATATTAGAAACCGCCAAAGAAAACAATATACCTATATACAAGGATGAGAAACTTGCAAAACAGCTTGAACACCTAGAATTAGGACAAGAAATACCACAAGAGCTTTACGAAGCTGTTGCAGAAATTTTGATATTTATATCTGATATGGATTCTAAAATTAAATAG
- the rpsP gene encoding 30S ribosomal protein S16 gives MAVKIRLKRMGANKKPFYRIVVADSRSPRDGKFIEEIGYYNPVSQPKQIKINDERASKWLKDGAQPTDTVKSLFKKNGIME, from the coding sequence ATGGCAGTTAAGATAAGATTAAAAAGAATGGGTGCTAACAAGAAACCTTTTTATAGAATAGTTGTTGCTGATTCTCGTTCTCCGAGAGATGGTAAGTTCATCGAAGAAATCGGATACTACAATCCAGTTTCTCAACCAAAGCAAATCAAGATAAATGATGAGAGAGCTTCTAAATGGTTAAAAGATGGTGCTCAACCAACTGATACTGTTAAGTCTTTATTTAAGAAAAACGGAATTATGGAATAG
- a CDS encoding amino acid ABC transporter substrate-binding protein — MKFNKKGIILALTIFILLVGVVGCSSKTVDETDKNVIKVGTSGGYHPYTFKNDKGELDGFEIDVWNEISSRIGYEVEYVTSEFSGLFGMIDIKKIDTIANQITITEQRKQKYIFPTPYVYSGAQLIVKKGNEDVKSLEDLKGKKVGVSLGSNYEQIIREFDVNNEIEVVTYEDFLGSLQDVALGRIDAVLNDKLAAMTNVQKSGLDIQLGGNPISKIENAFPFVDNEENKELVDKVSKAVEDMRSDGTLEKISKKWFEIDITKE, encoded by the coding sequence ATGAAATTTAACAAAAAAGGAATTATACTGGCATTGACAATATTTATTTTATTAGTAGGAGTTGTAGGATGTTCTTCAAAAACTGTAGATGAAACAGACAAAAATGTAATAAAAGTTGGAACATCTGGAGGATATCACCCTTATACATTTAAAAATGATAAAGGAGAATTAGATGGTTTTGAAATAGATGTATGGAATGAAATTAGTAGTAGAATAGGATATGAAGTTGAATATGTAACATCTGAATTTAGTGGATTATTTGGAATGATTGACATTAAAAAAATCGATACAATAGCGAATCAAATAACTATAACAGAGCAAAGAAAACAAAAATATATATTCCCAACACCATATGTATATAGTGGAGCACAATTAATAGTTAAAAAAGGAAATGAAGATGTTAAATCGTTAGAGGATTTAAAAGGTAAAAAAGTAGGCGTGAGTCTTGGATCGAATTACGAACAAATTATAAGAGAGTTTGATGTAAATAACGAGATTGAAGTAGTTACTTATGAAGACTTTTTAGGCTCACTTCAAGATGTAGCACTTGGAAGAATAGATGCAGTTTTAAATGATAAGTTAGCAGCTATGACAAATGTTCAAAAATCAGGACTAGATATTCAATTAGGTGGGAATCCTATAAGTAAAATAGAGAATGCATTCCCATTTGTTGATAATGAAGAGAATAAAGAACTAGTAGATAAAGTAAGTAAAGCAGTTGAAGATATGAGAAGTGATGGAACTTTAGAAAAAATATCTAAGAAGTGGTTTGAAATAGACATTACTAAAGAATAG